One Natrinema sp. DC36 genomic window, TCGTCCTTGATGAACTCGATATGCTTGTGGGTCGACGAGACAAACAGGAGCCGGCGTTCTCCCGCCTCCTCTATCAACTGTCTCGAGCCGGCGCAAATAACGAACTCACTGCGCACGTCTCAGTCGTCGCGATCTCTAACGATACGAAGATGATGGAGTCCGTGGGGAGTCGGGCCCTGAGCTCCTTCACCCCCGAAGACGTCCACTTCGACGATTACGATGCAAATCAGTTGCAGTCGATTCTTCGTCGTCGCCAAGACGCCTTTTACGACGACGTTCTCGACGAGGACGTCATTCCGCTGGCGGCTGCTTTCGCAGCGCAGACCCACGGCGATGCTCGCAAAGCGATCGATCTCATGCGCGTCGCCGGTGAGCTCGCTGAACGCGAAGGCGACGAAGACGTTCGTGAAGCGCACGTCCGTGAGGCGCAGGACAAAGTCGAGAAAAACCGCGTCCTCGAGGTCGTTCGAGGCATCAGCACACAGAAGAAGCTTTGTCTCTATGCGACGGCAGCTGTCGCTGCCGAAACGGACGATGAATCCGCCCGTAGCACGACCGGCTACAGGGTGTATCAGTTCCTCACTGACGCAATCGAGGCCGACCAATATCACCAGGAGACCTACGTTAACAAGATGAAGGAGATGACGACGTACTCCCTCGTCGACTTCGAACGACGAAGCCACGGTCCGAGCTCTGGGATGTTCCTCGAGTTCCAGTTCGGCGAGCGTCCCGAGACCATCCTCGAAACACTTCGCGAGGACTCGCGCATCGACATGGTCTCCGGGAACGAAGTATCGACCGTCGTCAAAGCACAGGTTCGAAACGAGAACTGAGCTTCCCGTACTCTCGAAAGTCACCCGTTTGGATGATACACCACACACCTCTATCGATGTGTAATCGATCG contains:
- a CDS encoding orc1/cdc6 family replication initiation protein, encoding MDDFEDPRDEAGTSKDETIEEDISSFESSAPETSSSSSNPSSTTDSQSIEDMLLEFDQQEGLIRDRSLLDPNHIVEEDRIVGRDEQLQEVTKMLRVALGDNRPPNLFLYGPSGTGKSLITKAVCKNISAICESRDIRFGTIEVNCQDLDTLGVAVYELASRAADEALVEVEVPKHGVATKEKWDELYRIVNENFDSAVFVLDELDMLVGRRDKQEPAFSRLLYQLSRAGANNELTAHVSVVAISNDTKMMESVGSRALSSFTPEDVHFDDYDANQLQSILRRRQDAFYDDVLDEDVIPLAAAFAAQTHGDARKAIDLMRVAGELAEREGDEDVREAHVREAQDKVEKNRVLEVVRGISTQKKLCLYATAAVAAETDDESARSTTGYRVYQFLTDAIEADQYHQETYVNKMKEMTTYSLVDFERRSHGPSSGMFLEFQFGERPETILETLREDSRIDMVSGNEVSTVVKAQVRNEN